A region from the Marinitoga litoralis genome encodes:
- the groES gene encoding co-chaperone GroES: protein MKVRPLGNRLLIKPVIEEKKTEGGIVLPDTAKEKPMRAEVVAVGNIDSDVELNIGDHVIFAKYSGTEIKIDDEDYILIDVDDILAKYED, encoded by the coding sequence ATGAAAGTAAGACCATTAGGAAACAGATTATTAATAAAACCTGTTATTGAAGAAAAGAAAACAGAAGGCGGTATTGTTTTACCAGATACAGCTAAAGAAAAACCTATGAGAGCAGAAGTGGTTGCTGTTGGAAATATTGACTCAGATGTAGAATTAAATATTGGTGATCATGTAATTTTTGCAAAATATTCTGGAACTGAAATAAAGATAGATGACGAAGACTATATTTTAATTGACGTAGATGATATTTTAGCAAAATATGAAGACTAA